A window of the Clostridium sp. 'White wine YQ' genome harbors these coding sequences:
- a CDS encoding glycoside hydrolase family 3 N-terminal domain-containing protein, producing the protein MLKRWLSRFLTTTFATTMLLGNIVQAHAAEQSADIYLNPRASVEDRVNDLMSKMTLDDKIGQMVQAERKTATPADVKNYKLGSVLSGGGSLPTPNTAVGWADMIDEYQKSATSTELKIPILYGVDAVHGDNNVYGATIFPHNIGLGSTGDAALVQKVGQAVAEEVRATGVNWAFAPTLGIPHNERWGRTYETFGENSELVAKMGEAYIKGLQGEDPSKTLKRNDKVIATAKHYIGEGLTENGTNQGNVVMSDEDFQKALKGELLAPYKAAVDAGVRSVMVSYNSVNGVKCHGNADLITKVLKQDLGFKGIVISDYEGIKQISGTGITTQKDKIAVAINAGIDMAMEPNDWKGFMTSLKELVNEGKVPQTRIDDAVKRILTVKFEMGLFEDPYAQRDLLNTVGSKENREVARQAVRESLVLLKNDNDIVGQLKNKKNILVAGKSADDIGLQSGGWTITWQGSAGNITPGTTILQGIKNTVGSDVKVTYNKRGRAAADNDVAVVVIGETPYAETDGDRTPDKLTLDSDDLLTLKNIKETNPNLPVVAVLVTGRPITIADQVQDFDGLVEAWLPGTEGQGVADVLFGGYDFTGKLTMTWPWYAEDITTKHDDGKALFNYGFGLKKGENKELPAKPEKQDKPSIPVPGKIETEAYSTQSGFQFENTQDVGGGQNAGYTDAGDWLDYYVNVAEDAKYEVEFRVASPGGSTGGVELLLGSKLLTKLDVPDTSNWQSWTSVKGTVNLKAGKQTLRFRAGSGNFNFNYMNFVKVGPYEAEPEDPPVTYNPQGQVIEKGAVDVYMSSSEESGSMSWYDSPKEISNKLSKKDNIDITSPDGQQATTINVDSSKTYQTFLGMGTSLEESSVNNIAKMSKEKRTEFLTNLLDPEKGAGMSLLRVTIGTPDFTAQDFYTYYDKVEDPSNPDWYNTTGKGFSIQKDIDYKIVDTIKEALAINPNVKLFASSWTPPGWMKLPTSNSKSYENNDLLLKGGTLNDDYIDDLAKYYVRYMEEYAKLGIPMYAMTLQNEPELEINYPSCKMTSEQERKLAIDIKAEVAKSSILKAKNVDPKVWAFDHNFSSSVNYVSPILNDSEGNAAVDGVAFHDYGGEPTAMTQVHNLFPSKSMNLTERAVWGTKGADRIAQYFRNYAESYTSWVTMLDSNIAPEQWTGTPDPTMLVQDANDRENYWATPEFYISGQFSKFIRPGAVRIDSNYGSADTVTNVAFKNTDGSIVMVVINQTNKDQKFKALSDGVQIGGVVPAKNVATYKWNPVQNISKVPSTILAKNFSAKNNANVVEDGADGSHVGGMSTGSWLDYTVDVNEPGLYNVKLLAASGTWTDGNGIEQNLIKGVKVTQGDVVLGETSITNAGWNNYKDNSTTVRFEKAGIQKIRLNITGAFDLRTIKFEKVKEIHNLPGRIEAEAFTNANGIVVENNAIGYLDKDDFVSYKVNVAEAGVYDLNMLISSGSADPEFDVYSNDTKLGTISLASTGDWANWKLTNASINLPAGEQTLKFVVKQGFNLDYFTVGSSIKLTSTDITENSLNGKVINVELSNGTFVDTLNNNNWVLSNLPAGVTYNVERIDATHAKITLSGERKVDFDLDKTVTVAMSAKELVGGDAKTYSITDDFVIVANNDAEELNTNANIAINTNEFIVTLNGGTFVQDKVNTITLSGDIITNGNVKLSSVEYIDSTHVKVNLTGWKTYYEDLILTVNVPAAAYSDSTSNTVLTTDVTCGKSNSLPTPNVIGDTAVTLTEANAFRTKGSLTSNVVSGNRVDYYLNVAEAGEYTLTYTGKNNASIANAIKVSKGSGINIAGNLVTYNLGNFYNSTNSFKDTITLEAGLQTLRFEAVNTGFTLNSIKIEKKAQPQVISGTLGDKSKIVADSFYKASNDKGYAIETKNNIKNIGCTVAGTYLDYSVNVAEAGKYKVNFNYATNVSGAVAVLQTGAGKELGRLPLTSTGDWGNFVDTTTPIYVTLDKGVQTIRVYVDGDGYNYRSLTFEPVKDSGAPELTGKDGAIEKGSNADLLKALSIVAIDDMDGDITSKVVIDSSKVDFNTVGEYEVKASVTDDSGNKTEKTFKLTIKEDGTAPVIEGHNAIIPVGSKFDPIADLGLKVTDNKDGNITTKAQITHVVDTSTDNVFRVKVSATDKAGNSSERIFIVRVISQGVIDTSDVTLTVGDSFDPLTGVKAYDLNGEDITSKIIIVSNDVDASKAGTYKVVYKITDRENTVITKERVVTVKDKPVDPGNGGGNNPGNGGNPTPGDNGSNPTTSIITDENGNKVVVVTKINNKDGKNIIVVPNGQKGLFVEISDIDSIKDGTGSLEIKNDSATITLPFSAIDKSLLTTGSKVVLNLTLEEGSDLTKHIKGLSRVFNFNLFVVNGDRKVQIHNFAKGEAEVSLNLSDSEVKSLNMNNIGVFYYNEATGKFELMDTRVDGNKVIFNTKHFSKFIIAEVSQSSNGVLPKTGSDINTNNIIFLGVIMLLSGAFLVTRRKKDLEA; encoded by the coding sequence ATGTTAAAGAGATGGTTATCCAGATTTTTAACTACTACTTTTGCAACAACGATGCTTTTGGGTAATATCGTTCAAGCTCACGCAGCTGAACAAAGTGCTGATATTTATTTAAATCCAAGAGCTTCAGTAGAAGATAGGGTAAATGATCTAATGTCAAAAATGACACTGGATGATAAGATTGGTCAGATGGTACAAGCCGAAAGAAAAACAGCGACACCGGCAGATGTAAAAAACTATAAACTAGGTTCTGTTTTAAGTGGTGGAGGATCATTGCCTACACCTAATACTGCTGTGGGTTGGGCTGATATGATTGATGAATATCAAAAGTCAGCAACTTCAACAGAGTTAAAAATACCTATTTTATATGGAGTAGATGCGGTACATGGAGATAACAATGTTTATGGAGCAACTATATTTCCGCACAATATTGGGTTAGGTTCTACTGGAGACGCTGCATTAGTTCAAAAAGTTGGACAAGCAGTTGCTGAAGAAGTAAGAGCAACAGGTGTAAACTGGGCATTCGCGCCAACCCTTGGAATACCTCATAATGAAAGATGGGGAAGAACTTACGAAACTTTTGGGGAAAATTCAGAACTTGTAGCAAAAATGGGTGAAGCATATATAAAAGGGTTACAAGGAGAAGATCCTAGTAAAACGCTTAAGAGAAATGATAAGGTTATTGCTACAGCAAAACATTATATTGGTGAAGGTCTTACAGAAAATGGAACTAACCAAGGTAATGTTGTCATGAGTGATGAAGATTTCCAAAAAGCATTAAAGGGTGAATTACTTGCTCCATATAAGGCTGCAGTAGATGCAGGAGTAAGATCAGTAATGGTTTCTTATAATAGTGTAAATGGAGTAAAGTGTCATGGAAATGCAGATTTAATAACTAAGGTATTAAAACAAGACTTAGGATTTAAGGGAATTGTAATTTCTGACTATGAAGGAATTAAACAAATATCAGGAACTGGAATTACAACTCAAAAAGACAAGATAGCTGTTGCTATTAATGCAGGTATAGATATGGCTATGGAACCTAATGATTGGAAAGGTTTCATGACAAGCTTAAAAGAATTAGTAAATGAGGGTAAGGTTCCACAAACAAGAATAGATGATGCAGTAAAGAGAATTTTAACTGTTAAATTTGAAATGGGACTTTTTGAAGATCCATATGCTCAAAGAGACTTATTAAATACAGTAGGTTCTAAAGAAAATAGAGAAGTAGCAAGACAAGCAGTAAGAGAATCATTAGTTTTACTTAAGAATGATAATGACATAGTAGGACAGTTAAAGAATAAGAAAAATATTCTTGTAGCTGGAAAAAGTGCAGATGATATAGGATTACAATCAGGTGGATGGACAATAACTTGGCAAGGTAGTGCAGGTAATATAACTCCTGGTACAACTATATTACAAGGAATTAAAAATACAGTAGGTAGCGATGTTAAGGTTACTTATAACAAACGTGGAAGAGCTGCTGCAGATAATGATGTAGCTGTAGTTGTTATAGGAGAAACTCCTTATGCAGAAACAGATGGAGATAGAACTCCTGATAAGTTAACTTTAGATTCAGATGATTTATTAACACTTAAAAACATAAAAGAAACTAATCCGAATCTACCAGTTGTAGCAGTATTAGTAACAGGAAGACCTATTACTATAGCTGATCAAGTACAAGACTTTGATGGATTAGTTGAAGCATGGCTACCAGGAACTGAAGGACAAGGTGTAGCTGATGTATTATTTGGTGGTTATGATTTTACAGGAAAGCTTACTATGACATGGCCATGGTATGCAGAAGATATAACAACAAAACATGATGATGGAAAAGCATTATTTAATTATGGTTTTGGACTTAAAAAAGGTGAAAATAAAGAATTACCTGCAAAACCAGAGAAGCAAGATAAACCTTCTATTCCAGTACCAGGGAAAATAGAAACAGAAGCTTATTCAACCCAAAGTGGATTCCAATTTGAAAACACTCAAGATGTTGGTGGCGGACAAAATGCTGGTTATACTGATGCTGGTGATTGGTTAGATTATTATGTTAATGTAGCAGAGGATGCCAAATATGAAGTTGAATTTAGAGTAGCAAGTCCTGGTGGTTCAACTGGTGGTGTTGAATTATTATTAGGTTCAAAGCTATTAACAAAACTTGACGTACCTGATACATCAAATTGGCAATCATGGACATCTGTAAAAGGAACTGTAAATCTTAAAGCTGGGAAACAAACTTTAAGATTTAGAGCAGGAAGCGGAAACTTTAACTTTAACTATATGAATTTTGTTAAAGTTGGCCCTTATGAGGCAGAACCAGAAGACCCTCCTGTAACTTATAATCCTCAAGGACAAGTTATTGAAAAAGGTGCTGTAGATGTATATATGAGTTCGTCAGAAGAATCAGGTAGCATGAGTTGGTACGACTCTCCGAAAGAAATATCAAATAAGCTTAGTAAAAAAGATAATATTGATATTACTTCGCCTGATGGACAACAAGCAACAACTATAAATGTTGATTCTTCAAAGACATATCAAACATTCTTAGGAATGGGAACATCATTAGAAGAATCTTCAGTAAATAATATAGCTAAAATGTCTAAAGAAAAGAGAACCGAATTCTTAACTAATCTTTTAGATCCTGAAAAAGGTGCTGGAATGAGCTTGTTAAGAGTTACTATAGGTACACCTGACTTTACTGCACAAGATTTCTACACTTATTATGATAAGGTAGAAGATCCAAGCAATCCAGATTGGTATAATACTACTGGTAAAGGATTCTCAATTCAAAAGGATATAGATTATAAAATCGTAGATACAATTAAAGAAGCATTAGCAATTAACCCAAATGTTAAATTATTTGCTTCTTCTTGGACTCCACCAGGATGGATGAAGCTTCCTACTTCAAATAGTAAGAGTTATGAAAATAATGATTTGCTTCTTAAAGGTGGAACATTAAATGATGACTATATAGATGACTTAGCTAAATACTATGTTAGATATATGGAGGAGTACGCTAAATTAGGAATTCCTATGTATGCAATGACTCTTCAAAATGAACCAGAGTTAGAAATTAACTATCCAAGTTGTAAAATGACATCAGAACAAGAAAGAAAGTTAGCTATAGATATTAAGGCAGAGGTTGCTAAAAGTAGTATTCTTAAGGCTAAAAATGTAGATCCAAAAGTCTGGGCATTTGATCATAACTTCAGTAGTTCAGTTAATTATGTTTCTCCAATATTAAATGATTCAGAAGGAAATGCTGCAGTTGATGGTGTTGCTTTCCATGATTATGGTGGAGAACCAACAGCAATGACTCAAGTTCATAACTTATTCCCAAGTAAATCAATGAACTTAACAGAAAGAGCAGTATGGGGAACAAAAGGTGCTGATAGAATAGCTCAATACTTTAGAAATTATGCTGAAAGTTATACTTCATGGGTTACTATGTTAGATAGTAATATAGCTCCAGAACAATGGACAGGTACTCCAGACCCAACCATGTTGGTTCAGGATGCTAATGACCGCGAAAATTACTGGGCTACTCCTGAATTCTACATTTCTGGTCAATTCTCTAAATTTATAAGACCAGGAGCTGTAAGGATTGATTCAAATTACGGTTCAGCAGATACTGTTACTAATGTAGCATTTAAAAATACAGATGGTTCAATTGTAATGGTTGTTATTAATCAAACTAATAAAGATCAAAAATTTAAGGCTTTAAGTGATGGAGTTCAAATAGGTGGTGTAGTACCTGCTAAAAACGTAGCAACCTATAAGTGGAATCCAGTTCAAAATATTTCAAAAGTTCCAAGTACAATTTTAGCTAAAAACTTTTCTGCAAAGAATAATGCTAATGTTGTAGAAGATGGTGCAGATGGCAGTCACGTTGGTGGAATGAGTACTGGTTCATGGTTAGATTATACAGTTGATGTTAATGAACCAGGATTATATAATGTGAAATTATTAGCTGCAAGTGGAACCTGGACTGATGGCAATGGCATTGAACAAAATCTAATAAAAGGAGTAAAAGTTACTCAAGGGGATGTAGTATTAGGTGAAACTAGCATTACTAATGCTGGATGGAATAACTATAAGGATAATAGTACAACAGTAAGATTTGAGAAAGCTGGAATTCAAAAAATTAGATTAAACATTACAGGTGCATTTGATCTTAGAACAATAAAATTTGAAAAGGTAAAGGAAATTCATAATTTACCTGGAAGAATTGAAGCAGAAGCATTTACTAATGCAAATGGTATTGTTGTTGAAAATAATGCTATTGGATATTTAGATAAAGATGATTTTGTTTCATACAAGGTAAATGTAGCTGAAGCTGGAGTGTATGATTTAAATATGTTAATTTCATCAGGGTCTGCTGATCCAGAGTTTGATGTTTATTCTAATGATACTAAGCTAGGCACTATTTCTTTAGCAAGTACAGGAGATTGGGCAAACTGGAAACTTACAAATGCAAGTATCAATCTTCCTGCTGGGGAACAAACATTGAAATTTGTTGTTAAACAAGGTTTTAACTTAGATTACTTTACAGTAGGTTCATCAATAAAACTTACAAGTACAGATATAACTGAAAATTCATTAAACGGAAAAGTGATCAATGTTGAATTATCAAATGGAACATTTGTAGATACATTAAATAATAATAATTGGGTGTTATCTAATCTTCCTGCAGGAGTGACTTATAATGTAGAGAGAATAGATGCAACTCATGCAAAAATAACTCTATCAGGTGAAAGAAAAGTTGATTTTGATTTAGATAAAACTGTTACAGTTGCAATGTCAGCTAAGGAATTGGTAGGGGGAGATGCTAAAACTTATAGTATAACTGATGATTTTGTAATAGTTGCAAATAATGATGCAGAAGAATTAAACACTAATGCTAATATAGCAATTAATACAAATGAATTTATAGTAACTCTAAATGGTGGTACTTTTGTTCAAGATAAAGTAAATACAATAACTTTATCTGGAGATATAATCACTAACGGAAATGTAAAATTAAGCTCAGTTGAGTATATTGATTCAACTCATGTTAAAGTTAATTTAACTGGTTGGAAAACTTATTATGAAGATTTAATTTTAACTGTTAATGTTCCAGCAGCTGCATATAGCGATTCTACAAGTAATACAGTATTAACTACAGATGTTACATGCGGAAAGAGTAATTCATTACCTACACCAAATGTTATAGGAGATACAGCAGTTACATTAACTGAAGCTAATGCATTCAGAACAAAAGGTTCTTTAACATCAAATGTAGTGTCTGGAAATAGAGTGGATTATTACTTGAATGTAGCTGAAGCAGGAGAATATACATTAACTTATACTGGAAAAAACAATGCTTCTATTGCTAATGCTATAAAAGTAAGTAAAGGTAGTGGAATTAACATTGCTGGTAATTTAGTAACTTATAACTTAGGAAACTTCTATAATTCTACAAATAGTTTTAAGGATACTATAACTTTAGAAGCAGGATTGCAAACATTAAGATTTGAAGCTGTAAATACAGGGTTCACTTTAAACTCAATTAAGATTGAGAAGAAGGCACAACCTCAAGTTATTAGTGGAACATTAGGAGATAAATCTAAAATTGTAGCAGATAGCTTCTATAAAGCATCAAATGATAAGGGATATGCAATTGAAACTAAGAACAATATAAAGAATATTGGATGTACTGTAGCAGGCACTTACTTAGATTACTCAGTAAATGTAGCTGAAGCAGGAAAGTATAAAGTAAACTTTAATTATGCAACAAATGTAAGTGGAGCTGTAGCAGTTCTACAAACAGGTGCAGGTAAAGAATTAGGAAGACTTCCATTAACTTCAACTGGAGATTGGGGTAATTTTGTTGATACAACAACACCTATATATGTAACTCTTGATAAAGGAGTACAAACTATTAGAGTTTATGTAGATGGTGATGGATACAACTACAGATCACTTACTTTCGAACCAGTAAAGGATAGCGGAGCACCAGAGTTAACTGGTAAGGATGGAGCAATTGAAAAAGGTTCAAATGCAGATTTATTAAAAGCATTATCAATTGTAGCTATTGACGATATGGATGGAGATATAACATCTAAAGTTGTAATAGATTCTAGTAAAGTTGATTTTAATACAGTTGGTGAATATGAAGTTAAAGCTTCAGTTACTGATGACTCAGGAAATAAAACTGAAAAGACATTTAAACTTACAATAAAAGAAGATGGAACTGCACCAGTTATAGAAGGTCATAATGCTATAATACCTGTAGGTTCTAAATTTGATCCAATAGCTGATTTAGGATTAAAAGTAACTGATAATAAAGATGGAAATATAACTACAAAAGCACAAATTACTCATGTTGTAGATACCTCAACTGATAACGTATTTAGGGTGAAAGTATCTGCTACAGATAAAGCAGGAAATAGTTCTGAAAGAATATTTATTGTAAGGGTAATCAGCCAAGGAGTAATAGATACTTCAGATGTTACATTAACTGTAGGTGATTCATTTGATCCTTTAACTGGAGTTAAGGCATATGATTTAAATGGGGAAGATATTACTTCAAAAATCATAATAGTTTCAAATGATGTAGATGCTTCAAAAGCAGGAACCTATAAGGTTGTATACAAGATAACAGATCGTGAAAATACAGTAATTACTAAAGAAAGAGTAGTAACTGTTAAGGATAAACCAGTTGATCCAGGTAATGGCGGTGGAAACAATCCAGGTAATGGAGGTAATCCAACACCAGGAGATAATGGATCTAATCCAACAACTTCAATTATTACAGATGAGAATGGAAATAAAGTAGTTGTTGTTACTAAGATAAATAACAAAGACGGAAAGAATATAATAGTAGTTCCAAATGGACAAAAAGGCTTATTTGTAGAAATATCAGATATAGATTCAATTAAGGATGGAACAGGAAGTCTAGAAATAAAAAATGATTCAGCAACTATCACATTACCATTTAGTGCAATTGACAAATCACTATTAACAACAGGTTCAAAAGTTGTATTAAACTTAACCTTAGAAGAGGGTTCAGATTTGACTAAGCATATTAAGGGTTTGAGTAGAGTATTTAACTTCAATCTATTTGTTGTAAATGGGGATAGGAAAGTACAAATTCATAACTTTGCAAAAGGGGAAGCAGAAGTTTCATTAAACTTAAGTGATTCAGAGGTTAAATCATTAAATATGAATAACATTGGAGTATTCTATTATAATGAAGCAACTGGAAAATTTGAATTAATGGATACTAGAGTAGATGGAAACAAAGTAATATTTAATACAAAACATTTCTCAAAATTCATAATCGCAGAAGTATCACAAAGTAGTAATGGAGTACTTCCTAAAACAGGATCAGATATTAACACCAATAACATTATATTCTTAGGAGTAATAATGCTGCTCTCTGGGGCTTTCTTGGTAACAAGAAGAAAGAAAGACCTAGAAGCGTAA
- a CDS encoding ABC transporter substrate-binding protein, whose amino-acid sequence MKRLIGFKFKYIILFIFVGIISFVGCENNREKSDYKLKESKEVTIKFLSNLPERTSGQGKLEQILIDRYMQENPNVKVEVEAYQDEPYKQRFKAYAICNELPDIFFVWGQPSFFNPVMQGGYAAELNLDYFYENNFSEDSLKGFKMNDKLYGIPKSTDYMVLYCNKDVFSKLNLPIPGNYEELIDSCRKLRNSGINPIAMNMKDKWPMALLYQELVLMEGNNQTLIYKAINGEVKFSGNEILKKAAEDLQELLKANGDINLSTSEDYNLSMNLFTQEKAAMYYMGSWELGMYNNPALSDRFKKNITAIKFPQKNDTEEKGLIAWNGGGYAISAKSAVKDEAMKLLEYMMRADNWSKNGLEMGLIVPAQRYQGEIDFKESPLQKELAKILSNSTSISGTSWHDSMTPDFKTVSEELSYELAAGIISPDNFLSQMDQEVTKEKNNK is encoded by the coding sequence ATGAAAAGATTAATTGGATTTAAATTTAAGTATATAATCTTATTTATTTTCGTTGGCATTATTAGTTTCGTTGGATGTGAAAATAACAGAGAAAAATCAGATTACAAGTTAAAAGAAAGTAAAGAAGTAACTATTAAATTTCTTTCCAATCTACCTGAGAGAACATCAGGACAAGGAAAATTAGAGCAAATACTTATAGATAGATATATGCAGGAAAATCCAAATGTGAAAGTTGAGGTTGAAGCATACCAAGACGAACCATATAAACAGCGATTTAAAGCGTATGCTATATGTAATGAGTTACCTGATATATTTTTTGTTTGGGGACAACCATCCTTTTTTAATCCTGTAATGCAAGGGGGATATGCAGCAGAGTTAAACTTAGACTACTTTTATGAAAATAATTTTAGTGAAGATTCTTTAAAAGGTTTTAAGATGAATGATAAGCTTTATGGAATTCCCAAAAGTACAGATTATATGGTCTTATATTGTAATAAAGATGTGTTTAGTAAATTGAATCTTCCAATCCCAGGTAATTATGAGGAACTAATAGATTCATGTAGAAAATTAAGAAATTCAGGCATTAATCCAATAGCTATGAATATGAAAGATAAATGGCCAATGGCCTTATTATATCAAGAACTTGTCCTAATGGAAGGAAATAATCAAACGCTTATTTATAAAGCAATTAATGGTGAAGTGAAGTTTTCAGGAAATGAAATATTAAAAAAAGCGGCTGAAGATTTACAAGAACTTTTGAAGGCAAATGGAGATATAAACCTATCCACATCAGAAGATTATAACTTATCAATGAATTTATTTACTCAAGAGAAGGCTGCTATGTATTATATGGGATCTTGGGAATTAGGAATGTATAATAATCCTGCCCTTTCAGATAGATTCAAGAAGAATATAACTGCTATTAAGTTTCCTCAGAAAAATGATACTGAAGAGAAAGGCTTGATAGCATGGAATGGAGGTGGATATGCAATTTCAGCTAAATCTGCAGTAAAAGATGAAGCTATGAAGTTACTAGAGTATATGATGAGAGCTGATAATTGGTCAAAAAATGGATTGGAAATGGGATTAATTGTTCCTGCCCAAAGATATCAAGGCGAAATAGACTTTAAAGAGTCTCCACTTCAGAAAGAACTAGCAAAAATATTAAGCAATTCAACTTCTATAAGTGGAACATCCTGGCATGATAGTATGACGCCGGATTTTAAGACAGTAAGTGAAGAGTTGTCCTATGAATTAGCTGCAGGAATTATATCACCGGACAATTTTTTATCGCAAATGGATCAGGAAGTAACTAAAGAAAAAAATAATAAATAG
- a CDS encoding sensor histidine kinase, with amino-acid sequence MSMLKRICRNFNKIYINMTLKNKLIIFFMTIISFISLILGGYSYLVSSKSLKEQMTSVNVKDIKQIGSNIDFLQKDVIDLSTFICLNPLVQSYVKTEEVSNDNQNFTKYGLEPLNILLASKDYISFMAIYGDLGANYYLSKDGSTGLKPYDKFKEDDIYNLAHKMKGQPVWFKLKSGDTPFISDNKNNKIAMVRTIIDTNTLKECGLMVICINSSTIENMYAQELKVSSNSVLILDSNNNLIALNDPYNVMDSPESLNSIIPYIKSASGYNTVKLKGSNYIATFDNITNSNWKIISLTPEKEIFKNLHSIMELTFGVILGCFIISFLLSIFLSTRLTLPLKELLASMRLVKKGNFKEKVTFKYKDEFGMLVLEYNDMIDNIQTLINSVYKLQLKEKEAELKALQAQINPHFLYNTLDMIFWKAEKSKQTEISDMVYALSKLFRITLSNGREFISVKEEADFIENYLLLQGKRYRDKLKYKINFSDKILNYSIPKLIIQPFVENSIIHGTEEDNDRSLIIISGELVEDFIVFQIIDNGKGMDNKTINNLLSLERIDELSTKNGYAIRNVNQRLSLYYGDNYTLIITSELNLGTTVTISIPLNKSINK; translated from the coding sequence ATGTCTATGTTAAAACGTATATGTAGAAATTTTAATAAAATTTATATAAATATGACCCTTAAAAATAAATTGATTATATTTTTTATGACTATTATTTCTTTTATCTCACTAATTTTAGGGGGATATTCATATTTAGTATCATCAAAGTCTCTAAAGGAACAAATGACTTCAGTTAATGTTAAAGATATAAAGCAAATAGGTTCTAATATAGATTTTCTGCAAAAAGATGTAATCGATTTATCAACTTTTATATGCTTAAATCCACTTGTCCAATCTTATGTAAAAACTGAAGAAGTTTCTAATGATAATCAAAACTTCACAAAGTATGGATTGGAACCATTAAATATACTCCTTGCTTCAAAAGACTATATTAGTTTTATGGCTATTTATGGTGATCTTGGAGCAAATTATTACTTAAGCAAAGATGGAAGTACAGGTCTAAAGCCCTATGACAAGTTTAAAGAAGACGATATATATAATCTTGCACATAAGATGAAGGGACAACCTGTTTGGTTTAAACTCAAAAGTGGAGATACTCCTTTTATATCTGATAATAAAAACAATAAAATTGCTATGGTTAGAACAATAATAGATACAAACACCCTTAAGGAATGTGGTCTTATGGTTATTTGTATTAATTCTTCAACCATAGAGAATATGTATGCTCAAGAATTAAAGGTTTCTTCAAACAGTGTTTTAATTTTAGATAGCAATAATAACTTAATTGCTCTAAATGACCCTTATAATGTAATGGATAGCCCAGAAAGCTTAAACTCTATTATTCCATATATCAAATCCGCTTCTGGATATAATACTGTAAAACTTAAAGGTTCTAATTATATAGCTACTTTTGATAATATTACAAATAGCAATTGGAAGATAATTTCCCTTACACCGGAAAAAGAGATCTTTAAAAATCTACACTCAATTATGGAGCTTACTTTTGGAGTAATTTTAGGATGCTTTATTATATCTTTTTTACTTTCAATATTTTTATCAACAAGATTAACTCTTCCATTAAAGGAATTATTAGCTTCAATGAGATTAGTTAAGAAAGGGAATTTCAAGGAAAAGGTTACCTTTAAGTATAAGGATGAATTTGGAATGTTAGTTTTGGAATATAATGACATGATTGATAATATACAAACGTTAATTAACAGTGTATATAAATTGCAGCTTAAGGAAAAGGAAGCAGAACTTAAGGCCTTGCAAGCTCAGATTAATCCTCATTTTTTATACAATACCTTAGACATGATTTTCTGGAAAGCTGAAAAATCTAAGCAAACTGAAATAAGTGATATGGTATATGCTCTTTCAAAACTATTTAGAATAACTTTAAGCAATGGCAGAGAATTTATTTCAGTAAAAGAAGAAGCTGACTTTATTGAAAACTATCTTCTGCTTCAAGGAAAAAGATACAGAGACAAGTTAAAATATAAAATCAATTTTTCTGATAAAATTCTTAATTACTCAATACCTAAGCTTATTATTCAACCGTTTGTTGAAAATTCAATAATACATGGTACTGAAGAAGATAATGATAGAAGTCTTATTATTATTTCTGGCGAATTAGTAGAAGATTTTATAGTATTTCAAATAATTGATAATGGTAAAGGTATGGATAATAAAACTATAAACAATTTATTAAGCCTTGAGAGAATTGATGAATTAAGTACAAAAAATGGTTATGCAATAAGAAATGTTAATCAACGTTTATCACTTTATTATGGTGATAACTATACTTTAATTATAACAAGCGAACTTAATTTAGGTACCACTGTTACAATTTCCATCCCACTCAACAAGAGTATTAATAAATAG